A genomic window from Lutra lutra chromosome 17, mLutLut1.2, whole genome shotgun sequence includes:
- the LOC125089187 gene encoding zinc finger protein 227-like isoform X1 has protein sequence MARPRCQPPGHRALPELSTCLLQEPRASRARARGCPLQFIPGAVAVVPSHCVLLFAVPDFGKGRKDGLLAARKRASWFFEFSICPFSLWNNLLRDHLGSLACISWLLCPSPVMSSQDSDLPQKEQEKMTKFQEAVTFKDVAVVFTVEELGLLDSTQRKLYRDVMLENFKNLVSVGHLPFKPEMVSQLEAEEELWMMEGEPQRSVTSEDPMALCSGSKNQNEMEALRKVALKYLSHEELSCWQIWRQVASDLTRCLQRKRSQLPHGDSIQVSEHENSVVNHKGNGSTCTANQELSVSRTQDTCGNTSLRESQNQSGGPQVHGKNNRHMCEAFMKRSPVSDHSNPDTEQKPYKFNTCGKSTSDGFIPHVAPGEEFHPCRECGKGVGYSSALPRHQNVRTREKCSSQNSHLQTHQRIHPREKLNKCRGSEGCFSKSSFHQLNHTGEKAYRCDSCGKGFSSSTGLIIHYRTHTGEKPYKCEECGKCFSQSSNFQCHQRVHTEEKPYKCEECGKGFGWSVNLRVHQRVHRGEKPYKCEECGKGFTQAAHYHIHQRVHTGEKPYKCDVCGKGFSHNSPLICHRRVHTGEKPYKCEACGKGFTRNTDLHIHFRVHTGEKPYKCKECGKGFSQASNLQVHQNVHTGEKRFKCETCGKGFSQSSKLQTHQRVHTGEKPYRCDVCGKDFSYSSNLKLHQVIHTGEKPYKCEECGKGFSWRSNLHAHQRVHSGEKPYKCEECDKSFSQAIDFRVHQRVHTGEKPYKCGVCGKGFSQSSGLQSHQRVHTGEKPYKCDVCGKGFRYSSQFIYHQRGHTGEKPYKCEECGKGFGRSLNLRHHQRVHTGEKPHRCEECGKAFSLPSNLRVHLSVHIREKLFKCEECGKGFSQSSRLQAHQRVHTGEKPYKCDVCGKDFSHRSRLMYHQKVHTGRNR, from the exons ATGGCGCGGCCCCGCTGCCAGCCTCCGGGACACCGAGCTCTTCCCGAGCTCTCCACCTGTCTCCTTCAGGAGCCCCGAGCCTCCCGCGCCCGCGCCCGGGGATGTCCGCTGCAGTTTATCCCCGGGGCAGTTGCCGTTGTGCCGTCCCACTGCGTCCTGCTCTTCGCCGTCCCTGACTTCggaaaggggaggaaggacgGACTTCTGG CTGCAAGAAAAAGGGCCTCCTGGTTTTTTGAATTTTCCATCTGCCCGTTTAGTCTGTGGAACAACCTTCTGAG AGATCACCTGGGCTCCCTGGCCTGCATTTCATGGCTTCTTTGTCCTTCCCCAGTTATGTCTTCTCAGGACTCTGACCTTCCCCAGAAAGAGCAGGAGAAAATGACCAAGTTTCAG GAGGCGGTGACATTCAAGGACGTGGCGGTGGTCTTCACCGTGGAGGAGCTGGGGCTGCTGGATTCCACCCAGAGGAAGCTGTACCgagatgtgatgctggagaatTTCAAGAACCTGGTCTCAGTGG GACATCTTCCCTTCAAGCCAGAGATGGTTTCTCAGTTGGAAGCAGAAGAAGAGCTTTGGATGATGGAAGGGGAACCCCAAAGAAGTGTGACCAGTGAGGACCCCATGGCTCTTTGTTCAG GCAGCAAGAATCAAAATGAGATGGAGGCCCTTCGAAAAGTTGCACTGAAATACCTTTCCCATGAAGAACTATCCTGCTGGCAAATCTGGAGACAGGTTGCAAGTGATTTAACCAGGTGTCTTCAGAGAAAGCGTTCCCAGTTACCACATGGTGATTCCATTCAGGTTTCTGAACATGAAAATAGTGTCGTGAATCATAAAGGAAATGGCTCCACTTGCACTGCCAATCAAGAATTGTCAGTTTCGAGAACCCAAGACACCTGTGGGAACACATCCCTGCGTGAGTCACAGAATCAGAGCGGAGGTCCGCAAGTTCATGGGAAAAATAACCGGCATATGTGTGAAGCCTTCATGAAGAGATCGCCCGTCAGTGATCATAGTAACCCTGACACAGAACAGAAACCTTATAAGTTCAACACATGTGGCAAAAGCACGAGTGACGGCTTCATTCCTCACGTAGCCCCAGGAGAGGAATTCCATCCATGTCGTGAGTGCGGAAAGGGCGTTGGGTATAGCTCGGCGCTTCCACGTCATCAGAACGTTCGCACAAGAGAGAAATGCTCTAGTCAGAACTCACATCTGCAGACCCATCAGAGAATTCACCCAAGAGAGAAACTCAACAAATGTCGTGGATCTGAGGGTTGCTTTAGTAAGAGCTCTTTTCATCAGCTTAACCACACGGGGGAGAAGGCCTATAGATGTGACAGTTGTGGCAAGGGATTCAGCAGCAGCACAGGCCTTATCATTCATTACAGgactcacactggagagaaaccttataaaTGTGAGGAGTGTGGGAAATGCTTTAGTCAGAGTTCAAACTTTCAGTGCCACCAGAGAGTCCACACTGAAGAAAAACCATATAAATGTGAAGAGTGTGGTAAGGGCTTCGGTTGGAGTGTCAATCTTCGCGTTCATCAGAGGGTCCACAGGGGTGAGAAACCCTATAAGTGTGAGGAGTGTGGGAAAGGCTTCACTCAGGCTGCACACTACCACATACATCAGAGGgtccacactggggagaagcctTACAAATGCGATGTCTGCGGTAAGGGCTTCAGCCACAATTCGCCATTAATATGCCATCGGAGagtccacactggagagaaaccatacAAATGTGAGGCGTGTGGGAAAGGCTTTACCCGCAATACAGATCTTCACATCCACTTCCGAGTTCACACGGGAGAGAAACCCTACAAGTGTAAGGAGTGTGGGAAGGGCTTCAGTCAGGCTTCTAATCTTCAAGTCCATCAGAATGTCCACACGGGGGAGAAACGATTCAAATGTGAAACATGCGGGAAGGGCTTCAGTCAGTCATCAAAGCTTCAGACCCATCAGAGAgtccacactggagagaagccatACAGATGTGATGTGTGTGGTAAGGACTTCAGTTACAGTTCCAATCTGAAACTGCACCAAGTgattcacactggagaaaaaccaTATAAATGTGAGGAGTGCGGGAAGGGCTTCAGTTGGCGATCAAATCTTCATGCTCATCAGAGAGTCCActctggagagaaaccctataaatgtgAGGAGTGTGATAAGAGCTTTAGTCAGGCTATAGATTTTCGGGTACATCAGAGagtccacactggagagaaaccctacaaATGTGGTGTATGTGGTAAGGGCTTCAGTCAGTCCTCTGGTCTTCAGTCCCATCAGAGAgtccacactggggagaagccaTACAAGTGTGACGTCTGTGGAAAGGGTTTTAGGTACAGTTCGCAGTTTATATACCATCAAAGAGGCCACACTGGAGAAAAACCTTATAAGTGTGAGGAGTGTGGGAAAGGCTTCGGAAGGAGCTTGAACCTTCGCCATCATCAGAGGgtccacacaggagagaaaccccaTAGGTGTGAGGAGTGTGGTAAGGCCTTCAGTCTCCCCTCAAATCTTAGGGTCCATTTGAGTGTCCACATTAGGGAAAAACTGTTTAAATGTGAGGAGTGTGGTAAGGGCTTCAGTCAGAGTTCACGTCTTCAGGCCCATCAGAGAGTCCACACTGGAGAAAAACCATACAAATGTGACGTCTGTGGTAAGGACTTCAGTCACCGTTCACGTCTCATGTACCATCAGAAAGTCCACACTGGCAGAAATCGTTAA
- the LOC125089187 gene encoding zinc finger protein 227-like isoform X2, with product MSSQDSDLPQKEQEKMTKFQEAVTFKDVAVVFTVEELGLLDSTQRKLYRDVMLENFKNLVSVGHLPFKPEMVSQLEAEEELWMMEGEPQRSVTSEDPMALCSGSKNQNEMEALRKVALKYLSHEELSCWQIWRQVASDLTRCLQRKRSQLPHGDSIQVSEHENSVVNHKGNGSTCTANQELSVSRTQDTCGNTSLRESQNQSGGPQVHGKNNRHMCEAFMKRSPVSDHSNPDTEQKPYKFNTCGKSTSDGFIPHVAPGEEFHPCRECGKGVGYSSALPRHQNVRTREKCSSQNSHLQTHQRIHPREKLNKCRGSEGCFSKSSFHQLNHTGEKAYRCDSCGKGFSSSTGLIIHYRTHTGEKPYKCEECGKCFSQSSNFQCHQRVHTEEKPYKCEECGKGFGWSVNLRVHQRVHRGEKPYKCEECGKGFTQAAHYHIHQRVHTGEKPYKCDVCGKGFSHNSPLICHRRVHTGEKPYKCEACGKGFTRNTDLHIHFRVHTGEKPYKCKECGKGFSQASNLQVHQNVHTGEKRFKCETCGKGFSQSSKLQTHQRVHTGEKPYRCDVCGKDFSYSSNLKLHQVIHTGEKPYKCEECGKGFSWRSNLHAHQRVHSGEKPYKCEECDKSFSQAIDFRVHQRVHTGEKPYKCGVCGKGFSQSSGLQSHQRVHTGEKPYKCDVCGKGFRYSSQFIYHQRGHTGEKPYKCEECGKGFGRSLNLRHHQRVHTGEKPHRCEECGKAFSLPSNLRVHLSVHIREKLFKCEECGKGFSQSSRLQAHQRVHTGEKPYKCDVCGKDFSHRSRLMYHQKVHTGRNR from the exons ATGTCTTCTCAGGACTCTGACCTTCCCCAGAAAGAGCAGGAGAAAATGACCAAGTTTCAG GAGGCGGTGACATTCAAGGACGTGGCGGTGGTCTTCACCGTGGAGGAGCTGGGGCTGCTGGATTCCACCCAGAGGAAGCTGTACCgagatgtgatgctggagaatTTCAAGAACCTGGTCTCAGTGG GACATCTTCCCTTCAAGCCAGAGATGGTTTCTCAGTTGGAAGCAGAAGAAGAGCTTTGGATGATGGAAGGGGAACCCCAAAGAAGTGTGACCAGTGAGGACCCCATGGCTCTTTGTTCAG GCAGCAAGAATCAAAATGAGATGGAGGCCCTTCGAAAAGTTGCACTGAAATACCTTTCCCATGAAGAACTATCCTGCTGGCAAATCTGGAGACAGGTTGCAAGTGATTTAACCAGGTGTCTTCAGAGAAAGCGTTCCCAGTTACCACATGGTGATTCCATTCAGGTTTCTGAACATGAAAATAGTGTCGTGAATCATAAAGGAAATGGCTCCACTTGCACTGCCAATCAAGAATTGTCAGTTTCGAGAACCCAAGACACCTGTGGGAACACATCCCTGCGTGAGTCACAGAATCAGAGCGGAGGTCCGCAAGTTCATGGGAAAAATAACCGGCATATGTGTGAAGCCTTCATGAAGAGATCGCCCGTCAGTGATCATAGTAACCCTGACACAGAACAGAAACCTTATAAGTTCAACACATGTGGCAAAAGCACGAGTGACGGCTTCATTCCTCACGTAGCCCCAGGAGAGGAATTCCATCCATGTCGTGAGTGCGGAAAGGGCGTTGGGTATAGCTCGGCGCTTCCACGTCATCAGAACGTTCGCACAAGAGAGAAATGCTCTAGTCAGAACTCACATCTGCAGACCCATCAGAGAATTCACCCAAGAGAGAAACTCAACAAATGTCGTGGATCTGAGGGTTGCTTTAGTAAGAGCTCTTTTCATCAGCTTAACCACACGGGGGAGAAGGCCTATAGATGTGACAGTTGTGGCAAGGGATTCAGCAGCAGCACAGGCCTTATCATTCATTACAGgactcacactggagagaaaccttataaaTGTGAGGAGTGTGGGAAATGCTTTAGTCAGAGTTCAAACTTTCAGTGCCACCAGAGAGTCCACACTGAAGAAAAACCATATAAATGTGAAGAGTGTGGTAAGGGCTTCGGTTGGAGTGTCAATCTTCGCGTTCATCAGAGGGTCCACAGGGGTGAGAAACCCTATAAGTGTGAGGAGTGTGGGAAAGGCTTCACTCAGGCTGCACACTACCACATACATCAGAGGgtccacactggggagaagcctTACAAATGCGATGTCTGCGGTAAGGGCTTCAGCCACAATTCGCCATTAATATGCCATCGGAGagtccacactggagagaaaccatacAAATGTGAGGCGTGTGGGAAAGGCTTTACCCGCAATACAGATCTTCACATCCACTTCCGAGTTCACACGGGAGAGAAACCCTACAAGTGTAAGGAGTGTGGGAAGGGCTTCAGTCAGGCTTCTAATCTTCAAGTCCATCAGAATGTCCACACGGGGGAGAAACGATTCAAATGTGAAACATGCGGGAAGGGCTTCAGTCAGTCATCAAAGCTTCAGACCCATCAGAGAgtccacactggagagaagccatACAGATGTGATGTGTGTGGTAAGGACTTCAGTTACAGTTCCAATCTGAAACTGCACCAAGTgattcacactggagaaaaaccaTATAAATGTGAGGAGTGCGGGAAGGGCTTCAGTTGGCGATCAAATCTTCATGCTCATCAGAGAGTCCActctggagagaaaccctataaatgtgAGGAGTGTGATAAGAGCTTTAGTCAGGCTATAGATTTTCGGGTACATCAGAGagtccacactggagagaaaccctacaaATGTGGTGTATGTGGTAAGGGCTTCAGTCAGTCCTCTGGTCTTCAGTCCCATCAGAGAgtccacactggggagaagccaTACAAGTGTGACGTCTGTGGAAAGGGTTTTAGGTACAGTTCGCAGTTTATATACCATCAAAGAGGCCACACTGGAGAAAAACCTTATAAGTGTGAGGAGTGTGGGAAAGGCTTCGGAAGGAGCTTGAACCTTCGCCATCATCAGAGGgtccacacaggagagaaaccccaTAGGTGTGAGGAGTGTGGTAAGGCCTTCAGTCTCCCCTCAAATCTTAGGGTCCATTTGAGTGTCCACATTAGGGAAAAACTGTTTAAATGTGAGGAGTGTGGTAAGGGCTTCAGTCAGAGTTCACGTCTTCAGGCCCATCAGAGAGTCCACACTGGAGAAAAACCATACAAATGTGACGTCTGTGGTAAGGACTTCAGTCACCGTTCACGTCTCATGTACCATCAGAAAGTCCACACTGGCAGAAATCGTTAA